A genome region from Variovorax paradoxus includes the following:
- the ykgO gene encoding type B 50S ribosomal protein L36 — translation MQVLSSLKEAKKRHRDCQVVTRRGRTYVICKSNPRFKARQGGAKNKNKR, via the coding sequence ATGCAAGTCCTTTCCTCGCTCAAGGAAGCAAAGAAGCGCCACCGCGATTGCCAGGTGGTGACGCGGCGAGGCCGCACCTACGTGATCTGCAAGTCGAATCCGCGCTTCAAGGCCCGCCAGGGCGGCGCGAAGAACAAGAACAAGCGCTGA
- a CDS encoding transcriptional repressor encodes MQRLTRQRNAVFSAFSDAGRVLTAPEILAHAREIVPEISLSTVYRQVSLLLADGEIAKVELPGEPARYEVACKPASHAKHDGREADHHHHYFHCSSCGQVFLLHACPGPMTDLVPKGFQVKSHEVTLHGVCASCAGASPRRSAGRAH; translated from the coding sequence ATGCAACGTCTCACGCGCCAACGCAACGCCGTTTTCTCCGCCTTCAGCGACGCCGGTCGCGTCCTGACCGCTCCTGAAATCCTGGCGCACGCGCGCGAGATCGTGCCCGAGATCAGCCTGTCGACCGTGTACCGGCAGGTGTCGCTGCTGCTGGCGGACGGCGAGATCGCCAAGGTCGAGCTGCCGGGCGAGCCGGCGCGCTACGAGGTCGCCTGCAAGCCCGCCAGCCATGCGAAGCACGATGGCCGCGAGGCCGACCACCACCATCACTACTTCCACTGCTCGAGCTGCGGCCAGGTCTTCCTGCTGCACGCCTGCCCGGGTCCGATGACCGACCTCGTTCCGAAGGGCTTCCAGGTGAAGAGCCATGAGGTCACGCTGCACGGCGTGTGCGCGTCGTGCGCCGGCGCTTCGCCCAGGCGCAGCGCCGGCAGGGCGCACTGA
- a CDS encoding suppressor of fused domain protein, with protein MTEATHDLSDDAEDLSPGWDAISAALDRLYPGQEPKHYATLVKWMLGGPDPLDGVSAWKRLSPVPHWHFVTYGLSELYAKESDDADTSGYGFELTFRLACEPGEPADAEPPAWAINFLQNLARYVFKSGNVFDDGHWMTANGPIALERDTLICSMGFVYDPELPAIDTPNGRMHFLQVVGLTQEEERAAKQWQTRKLLDALLPKMPLWVTDLARPSLLGDPEVRARVDEGARRDGSSSGFLFTDVLGWKVQKRLLRSPVTDITFGALQVDELTTLLPLRLPFGRGFRLAGREGSVLFERADASSASEGEDGLTLRLTDAAVHELARTLKPLAGTYVLGSLDSVRFQVQQTVIRDAEGKVVRTVG; from the coding sequence ATGACCGAAGCCACGCACGACCTGTCCGACGACGCCGAAGACCTGTCGCCGGGCTGGGACGCCATCAGCGCAGCACTCGACCGCCTCTACCCAGGACAGGAACCAAAGCACTATGCGACGCTCGTCAAGTGGATGCTCGGCGGCCCCGACCCGCTCGACGGCGTGAGCGCGTGGAAGCGCCTCTCGCCGGTGCCGCACTGGCACTTCGTGACCTACGGGTTGAGCGAGCTGTACGCGAAGGAGTCGGACGACGCGGACACCAGCGGCTACGGCTTCGAGCTGACCTTCCGCCTGGCCTGCGAACCCGGTGAACCCGCCGATGCCGAACCGCCCGCTTGGGCAATCAATTTCCTGCAGAACCTCGCGCGCTATGTGTTCAAGAGCGGCAACGTGTTCGACGACGGCCACTGGATGACGGCCAACGGTCCCATCGCGCTGGAGCGCGACACGCTGATCTGCTCGATGGGCTTCGTGTACGACCCCGAACTGCCCGCCATCGACACGCCGAACGGCCGCATGCACTTCCTGCAGGTGGTCGGCCTGACGCAAGAGGAGGAGCGCGCCGCCAAGCAGTGGCAGACGCGCAAGCTGCTCGACGCCCTGCTGCCGAAGATGCCGCTGTGGGTGACCGACCTCGCGCGCCCGTCGCTGCTCGGCGATCCGGAAGTGCGCGCCCGGGTGGACGAGGGCGCGCGGCGCGACGGCTCGTCGAGCGGCTTCCTGTTCACCGACGTGCTGGGGTGGAAGGTGCAGAAGCGGCTGCTGCGTTCGCCCGTCACCGACATCACGTTCGGCGCGCTGCAGGTCGATGAGCTCACCACGCTGCTGCCGCTGCGCCTGCCGTTCGGCCGCGGCTTCAGGCTGGCCGGCCGCGAGGGTTCCGTGCTGTTCGAGCGCGCCGATGCAAGCAGCGCGAGCGAAGGCGAGGACGGCCTCACGCTTCGGCTGACCGACGCCGCCGTGCACGAACTGGCCCGCACGCTCAAACCGCTGGCAGGCACCTACGTGCTGGGCAGCCTCGACAGCGTGCGCTTTCAGGTACAGCAGACGGTCATCAGGGACGCCGAGGGCAAGGTCGTTCGCACGGTCGGCTGA
- the ylqF gene encoding ribosome biogenesis GTPase YlqF, translating into MAIQWFPGHMYSTQKALAERVKDIDVVIELLDARLPGSSANPMLAELTAGRPTLKVLNKQDLADPERTARWLAHYNALPGTRAIGLDASLATPAQQLVKGCHELSPNRGGMAKPMRVLICGIPNVGKSTLINTLTGGRKAKTGDEAGITKLEQRITLADDFYLWDTPGMLWPRIIVPRSGYNLAASGAVGRNAFDEEEVALELLGYLKGNYAAGVSARFKLVELDDEAMAAMKDEDLLDTIGRKRGALLGKGRVSMQKAAEIVMHEFRAGNLGRITLETPEEFAQWLADGQRADAERAAKKAARKKRKPGGEPAGDDAAA; encoded by the coding sequence ATGGCGATCCAATGGTTTCCCGGTCACATGTATTCGACCCAGAAGGCCCTCGCCGAGCGGGTGAAAGACATCGACGTGGTCATCGAACTGCTCGACGCGCGTCTGCCCGGCTCGAGTGCGAACCCGATGCTGGCCGAGCTCACCGCGGGACGGCCCACGCTGAAGGTGCTCAACAAGCAGGACCTCGCCGACCCCGAGCGCACCGCGCGCTGGCTCGCGCACTACAACGCACTGCCGGGCACGCGCGCCATCGGTCTCGACGCGAGCCTCGCCACGCCCGCGCAGCAGCTCGTGAAAGGCTGCCACGAACTCTCGCCCAACCGGGGCGGCATGGCCAAGCCGATGCGCGTGCTGATCTGCGGCATTCCGAACGTGGGCAAGTCGACGCTCATCAACACGCTCACCGGCGGGCGCAAGGCCAAGACCGGTGACGAGGCCGGCATCACCAAGCTCGAGCAGCGCATCACGCTGGCCGACGACTTCTACCTGTGGGACACGCCCGGGATGCTGTGGCCGCGCATCATCGTGCCCCGGAGCGGCTACAACCTCGCCGCCAGCGGTGCGGTGGGCCGCAATGCCTTCGACGAGGAAGAGGTGGCGCTCGAGCTGCTCGGCTACCTCAAGGGCAACTACGCCGCAGGCGTCTCGGCGCGCTTCAAGCTGGTGGAACTCGACGACGAGGCCATGGCCGCCATGAAGGACGAAGACCTCCTGGACACCATCGGCCGCAAGCGCGGCGCGCTGCTCGGCAAGGGCAGGGTCAGCATGCAGAAGGCGGCGGAAATCGTGATGCACGAGTTCCGGGCGGGCAACCTCGGGCGCATCACGCTCGAGACGCCGGAAGAGTTCGCGCAATGGCTGGCCGACGGCCAGCGCGCCGACGCCGAGCGCGCCGCGAAGAAGGCCGCGCGCAAGAAGCGCAAGCCGGGCGGAGAGCCCGCGGGCGACGACGCCGCAGCCTGA
- a CDS encoding cell envelope protein SmpA, giving the protein MSKRLAAAALLAASAVSATVAHAQRPSAPAGPMTNGYLCCNMRTYGSSISDINYDEQGTRIVAVGSPARITAYDFRWFDADIAGKPQRIKNDYSRNLTLPAFAQRYVVTEDPKQKMAAFAPAVRDAILAMKVMPGMTREQVLMAIGYPVASENPSLDAPVWRYWRDSWSEFQVSFDDKGLVKTVVGDPVTLSRMLAAPGGAAAQP; this is encoded by the coding sequence ATGTCCAAGCGCCTTGCCGCTGCCGCCCTGCTGGCAGCTTCCGCCGTGTCCGCGACCGTTGCCCATGCCCAGCGGCCCTCCGCGCCCGCCGGGCCCATGACCAATGGCTACCTGTGCTGCAACATGCGCACGTACGGCAGTTCGATCAGCGACATCAACTACGACGAGCAGGGCACGCGCATCGTGGCGGTGGGCTCGCCGGCGCGCATCACGGCCTACGACTTCCGCTGGTTCGACGCCGACATCGCGGGCAAGCCTCAACGCATCAAGAACGACTACAGCCGCAACCTCACGCTGCCGGCGTTCGCGCAGCGCTACGTGGTCACCGAAGATCCGAAGCAGAAGATGGCCGCTTTCGCGCCCGCCGTGCGCGACGCCATCCTCGCCATGAAGGTGATGCCCGGCATGACGCGCGAGCAGGTGCTGATGGCCATCGGCTATCCCGTGGCCAGCGAGAACCCCAGCCTCGACGCGCCCGTTTGGCGCTACTGGCGGGACAGCTGGTCGGAGTTCCAGGTGAGCTTCGACGACAAGGGCCTCGTGAAGACCGTGGTGGGCGACCCGGTGACGCTCAGCCGCATGCTCGCGGCCCCGGGGGGCGCGGCGGCTCAGCCTTAA
- a CDS encoding CBS domain-containing protein, which produces MKPVSELLKRHDSAAWRTSPDTSVFDALSTLARFEVGALMVMDGEKLVGFLSERDYTRKVALQGKNSKEVKVREIMTPDVMTVTPQTRTRACMTLMSQRKFRHLPVVDGDKVVGMISIQDLMDDIISDHEATIEQLTTYIQS; this is translated from the coding sequence ATGAAACCCGTCTCCGAACTGCTCAAGCGCCATGATTCCGCAGCATGGCGCACCTCCCCCGACACCAGCGTGTTCGACGCGCTGTCCACGCTGGCGCGCTTCGAGGTGGGCGCGCTGATGGTGATGGACGGCGAGAAGCTGGTGGGCTTTCTCTCCGAGCGCGACTACACCCGCAAGGTGGCGCTGCAGGGCAAGAACTCCAAGGAAGTGAAGGTGCGCGAGATCATGACGCCCGACGTCATGACCGTCACCCCGCAGACCCGCACGCGCGCCTGCATGACGCTCATGAGCCAGCGCAAGTTCCGCCACCTGCCGGTGGTCGACGGCGACAAGGTGGTCGGCATGATCTCCATCCAGGATCTGATGGACGACATCATCTCGGACCACGAGGCGACCATCGAGCAGTTGACCACGTACATCCAGAGCTGA
- a CDS encoding HPF/RaiA family ribosome-associated protein, translating to MQIQVNTSNGITNKDALERWADTEIKQHLSRFVEDVTRVEVHLSDENHDKTGGADKCCVMEARLAHHQPLAVTQHAASLDEAFRGAADKLKRLLDNTLGRLHNHRDRGSIRTDPGFIAE from the coding sequence ATGCAGATTCAGGTCAACACGAGCAACGGCATCACCAACAAGGACGCGCTGGAGCGTTGGGCCGACACCGAGATCAAGCAGCACCTGAGCCGTTTCGTCGAGGACGTGACGCGCGTCGAGGTGCACCTGAGTGACGAGAACCACGACAAGACCGGCGGCGCCGACAAGTGCTGCGTCATGGAAGCGCGCCTCGCGCACCACCAGCCGCTGGCAGTCACGCAACACGCCGCAAGCCTGGACGAGGCCTTCCGCGGCGCGGCCGACAAGCTCAAGCGCCTGCTCGACAACACGCTGGGGCGCCTTCACAACCACCGCGATCGCGGCTCGATCCGCACCGACCCGGGCTTCATCGCCGAGTGA
- a CDS encoding MerR family transcriptional regulator: MPAERGTPFHIGELASRTGRTVHAIRWYETQGLVPGVARDDGGRRLYGEMHVGWLDLMERLRRTGMSIAEMREYTALAMQGKVTLRERRDMLAAHRERVNATIAQWKRALSLVDRKIDFYDAWMASGHRPPLIAEEAPAELPALDAPKARQRGRGRGSAAAGKALTRR; this comes from the coding sequence ATGCCGGCTGAACGGGGAACCCCCTTCCACATCGGCGAGCTGGCCTCGCGCACGGGCCGCACGGTGCACGCCATCCGCTGGTACGAGACGCAGGGCCTCGTGCCCGGCGTGGCGCGCGACGACGGCGGCCGGCGGCTCTATGGGGAGATGCACGTGGGCTGGCTCGACCTGATGGAACGGCTTCGCCGCACCGGCATGTCGATCGCCGAGATGCGCGAATACACGGCGCTGGCGATGCAGGGCAAGGTCACGCTGCGCGAACGGCGCGACATGCTCGCCGCGCACCGCGAGCGGGTGAATGCGACCATCGCGCAATGGAAGCGTGCGCTCTCGCTGGTCGACCGCAAGATCGATTTCTATGACGCCTGGATGGCGAGCGGCCACAGGCCGCCGCTCATTGCTGAGGAAGCGCCCGCCGAACTGCCCGCACTGGATGCGCCGAAGGCGCGCCAGCGCGGACGCGGCCGCGGATCGGCAGCCGCCGGCAAGGCCCTCACTCGGCGATGA
- a CDS encoding nuclear transport factor 2 family protein, giving the protein MNTIDNKALVRHIHAELDKGNGSVFVDSLAEDASWKLEGSTAWSRTYVGKKAIREELLAPLFAQFAGPYASKTERIIAEGDRVVVLFSGDVSTKAGKRYNNRYCYVYRLEGGKVKELTEYFDTALVQEALDAPSMQSTPAVVATAHAG; this is encoded by the coding sequence ATGAACACGATCGACAACAAGGCCCTCGTCCGGCACATCCACGCCGAGCTGGACAAGGGCAACGGCAGCGTCTTCGTCGACAGCCTCGCGGAAGACGCCAGCTGGAAGCTGGAGGGCAGCACGGCGTGGTCGCGCACCTACGTGGGCAAGAAGGCCATCCGCGAGGAGCTGCTGGCGCCGCTCTTCGCACAGTTCGCCGGACCCTACGCCAGCAAGACCGAGCGCATCATTGCCGAGGGCGACCGGGTGGTGGTGCTGTTCAGCGGCGACGTGTCCACCAAGGCCGGCAAGCGCTACAACAACCGCTATTGCTACGTCTACCGACTCGAAGGAGGCAAGGTGAAGGAGCTGACGGAGTACTTCGACACCGCGCTGGTACAGGAGGCACTCGATGCGCCCTCCATGCAGTCGACACCTGCGGTCGTCGCAACCGCCCATGCCGGCTGA
- a CDS encoding SDR family NAD(P)-dependent oxidoreductase, protein MSSSNSTIDFKGRVAIVTGAGGGLGRQHALALAARGAKVVVNDLGGARDGSGGSVSAAQAVVDEIKAAGGEAIANGASVTDFEAVQAMVKQAVDAWGRVDILINNAGILRDKSFAKMELADFRLVVDVHLMGAVNCTKAVWALMNEQKYGRIVMTTSSSGLYGNFGQSNYGAAKLALVGLMQTLSLEGAKNDIRVNCLAPTAATRMTEGLMPQEVLDALKPEAVVPAMLVLAAQDAPNRTILCAGAGTFEAAHITMTQGAWLGIGPDAPEQLAARLAEVTSREGETVPQSGAAQGTNEVGKAMANARRG, encoded by the coding sequence ATGAGCAGCAGCAACAGCACCATCGACTTCAAGGGCCGCGTGGCCATCGTGACCGGCGCGGGCGGCGGCCTGGGCCGCCAGCATGCGCTGGCCCTGGCGGCGCGCGGCGCGAAGGTGGTGGTCAACGACCTGGGCGGCGCACGCGACGGCTCCGGCGGCTCGGTGAGCGCCGCGCAGGCGGTGGTCGACGAGATCAAGGCGGCCGGTGGCGAGGCCATTGCCAACGGCGCCTCGGTGACCGACTTCGAGGCGGTGCAGGCCATGGTGAAGCAGGCGGTGGATGCCTGGGGCCGCGTGGACATCCTGATCAACAACGCCGGCATCCTGCGCGACAAGAGCTTCGCCAAGATGGAACTGGCCGATTTCAGGCTGGTGGTCGACGTTCACCTCATGGGCGCGGTGAACTGCACCAAGGCCGTCTGGGCGCTCATGAACGAGCAGAAGTACGGCCGCATCGTGATGACCACGTCGTCGTCGGGCCTGTACGGCAATTTCGGCCAGAGCAACTACGGTGCCGCCAAGCTCGCGCTCGTCGGGCTGATGCAGACCTTGAGCCTGGAAGGCGCGAAGAACGACATCCGCGTGAACTGCCTGGCGCCCACCGCCGCCACCCGCATGACCGAAGGCCTGATGCCGCAGGAAGTGCTGGACGCGCTCAAGCCCGAGGCTGTGGTGCCCGCGATGCTGGTGCTGGCCGCGCAGGACGCGCCCAACCGCACCATCCTCTGCGCCGGTGCCGGCACTTTCGAGGCCGCGCACATCACGATGACGCAGGGTGCCTGGCTGGGCATCGGCCCCGATGCGCCGGAGCAGCTGGCCGCCCGTCTGGCCGAGGTGACGTCGCGCGAAGGCGAGACCGTGCCGCAAAGCGGCGCGGCGCAGGGCACCAACGAAGTCGGCAAGGCCATGGCGAACGCCAGGCGCGGCTGA
- a CDS encoding response regulator transcription factor has protein sequence MTFKAYLVEDSPVIRENLVGFLEDVADAQVVASASTEDEAVTWLRMHTDEWDLTIVDLFLKRGNGLGVLHACRNRAPHQKVIVLSNYATPDMRERSEQLGADAFFDKSAELDELVAYCERVGASHG, from the coding sequence ATGACATTCAAGGCCTACCTCGTCGAAGACAGTCCGGTGATCCGGGAAAACCTGGTGGGTTTCCTGGAGGACGTGGCTGACGCGCAGGTCGTGGCGTCGGCCAGCACCGAGGACGAGGCAGTCACGTGGCTGCGCATGCACACCGACGAATGGGACCTGACCATCGTCGACCTGTTCCTCAAGCGCGGCAACGGCCTCGGCGTGCTCCACGCCTGCCGCAACCGGGCACCGCACCAGAAGGTGATCGTGTTGAGCAACTACGCCACCCCCGACATGCGCGAGCGGTCCGAGCAGCTGGGCGCCGATGCGTTCTTCGACAAGTCGGCCGAACTCGACGAACTGGTGGCCTATTGCGAGCGGGTGGGAGCCTCGCACGGCTGA